One Bos taurus isolate L1 Dominette 01449 registration number 42190680 breed Hereford chromosome 25, ARS-UCD2.0, whole genome shotgun sequence genomic window carries:
- the LITAF gene encoding lipopolysaccharide-induced tumor necrosis factor-alpha factor gives MSVPGSYQAAAGPSAVPTAPPSYEETVAVNSYYPTPPAPTPGPNTGLMTGPDGKGMNPPAYYTQPVPVPNANAIAVQTVYVQQPISFYDRPVQMCCPSCNKMIVTQLSYNAGALTWLSCGSLCLLGCIAGCCFIPFCVDALQDVDHHCPNCKALLGTYKRL, from the exons ATGTCTGTTCCAGGATCCTACCAGGCGGCCGCTGGGCCCTCCGCGGTGCCGACTGCACCCCCATCCTATGAAGAGACGGTGGCTGTCAACAGTTACTACCCCACACCTCCAGCACCCACGCCTGGGCCGAACACGGGGCTCATGACGGGCCCGGATGGGAAGGGGATGAACCCACCTGCCTACTACACCCAGCCAGTGCCTGTCCCCAATGCCAATGCAA TTGCCGTGCAGACCGTCTACGTGCAGCAGCCCATCTCCTTTTATGACCGCCCGGTCCAGATGTGTTGTCCTTCCTGCAACAAGATGATTGTGACGCAGCTGTCATACAATGCAGGCGCCCTCACCTGGCTCTCCTGTGGGAGCCTGTGCCTGCTGGG GTGCATCGCAGGCTGCTGCTTCATCCCTTTCTGTGTGGACGCCCTGCAGGACGTGGACCACCACTGTCCCAACTGCAAAGCTCTCCTGGGCACCTACAAGCGTTTGTAG